A DNA window from Aquarana catesbeiana isolate 2022-GZ linkage group LG01, ASM4218655v1, whole genome shotgun sequence contains the following coding sequences:
- the LG01H22orf39 gene encoding synaptic plasticity regulator PANTS, whose translation MAELWRPPRDCNDYWDEWKYCKSLRHRFHYYYTYGGKPDCQQWKADYTACKEWERRKSQAAKEALLQSEKARQNEKQNNNPVWTMRKRPPADWHLPLDR comes from the exons CCACCCCGAGACTGTAATGACTACTGGGATGAATGGAAATACTGTAAGAGCCTAAGGCATCGTTTTCATTACTACTACACTTATGGAGGAAAACCAGATTGCCAGCAGTGGAAGGCAGACTATACAGCATGTAAAGAGTGGGAAAGGAGAAAAAGCCAGGCAGCCAAG GAAGCTCTACTGCAGAGTGAGAAGGCTCGGCAAAATGAAAAACAGAACAACAATCCCGTGTGGACAATGAGGAAGCGTCctcctgcagactggcatctgccACTGGATAGATAA